The genomic stretch ACCGCATCCCATACATAAGTTTGGATTAACTTCGACAGTACCCTGCCCATTTTTAAAAAGGGAAGTAATGGCAGCAGTTGAACAAACATCAATACAAGCGTTGCAGCCAACCTTACCGTTGCGGCCATGTGCACAAACTTTTTCGTTATAAGCAAAGTATTTGGGCTTCTCAAACTCCCCTACCAGACTCAATAATTTATTAGCAGCGAATGATTGCTCAAGCGGATCAGTGCCTGGGGAGAAATACCCCTGGGGAGTTTGACTCATACGCATATGAGTTTTTGAGCGTAGATCTAAAATTAAATCGAATTGGGCAGTGCGATTTCGCTCAACCCGATCAAAATTGATCGCGCCAATACCGGCGCAGGCCGTGATGCATTTGCGATGTGATTTGCACTTATCCAAATCAATCTGGAATGAATCATTGATTGCGCCCGACGGACAAACTTCAACACAAGCACCACAGCGAGTACACATCTCTGGATCAATTGGGTTTTCCAACTCCCATTGGACGGTGAAATTTCCAAGATATCCTTCTATCGACTTTGTGGAGCCGGAATAGACAGGAAAGTCTCTCGATAAAGGTAGTGGACTTGGTTCAGTACAGAGAACGGAGACCTCTAATGCGTCGCTCAACTGCTCGGCCCAAGGAATTGCTTGCTCACCAGCGCCAATAATCAATGTGCGACCTTGGCTCTCATAATTAATGACCGGAACAGGATCGGCCTCAGGCATTTCAGCCAAAGCTAGCAACGCAGCAATTTTTGGAGAAGATGACACAGCCTCCTGCGTCCACCCAGCAACCTCACGAATATTTACGAAACGCAATGGAGCAATCAAAGGTTTTTCAGATTGCGCTGCCAATTCATTAAACAGGGCGCCTTCCTGTGTGCAGGCAATAATTAGAGAATCATCACCATTGAATGCACCCAAGACCGAATTAAGCTCTTGCCTGCACAAGGCTGTGTGTATCTTGACACCCAATTTACTTGGATCAAGAGGCATCGTTCCATTGCAGTTACAAACTAGTTTTTGGCTCATTAATAATCTTCTTAACTCGTTTTCTTATCCACAGGCATTGGTACGGGGCTCAATTGCACATCATTCGGAGTTGCAGTGGATGATGTTATACGATTCTCTACAGGGTTAGCTAAAGCTGCGGGATTTGAGTCTTGGTCTTTCAATTCAGCATGAGATGAATCCGCATGAGCAATTTCAGGAACAGCTTGATCTTCATTTTCACTAAAGATGCTCAGCATCTTAGATTGAGCCATACGCTTTAGCATGGCCAATGGAATAGGATTGGGCTTTGAATAATCATCAATATATTCATCAAGGCCATCCATGATGTTGAAGTGAGGATCAGAAAACATTTTTTTTAATGCTGCCTGTTGAACCTCTGGATCAACGCCTGGCTGCATAAACGTAGAGAAATCAGGCGCCAACTGATCAATCTTCTCAACATCATCAAGGGAAGGCAGTTTGACTTCTTCAGAGGAAATGGGAGGCTGAACATCAGTTGATGTTTTTGTGTCAGCTGTCTGAGACGATGGTGCGGGCCCTTCCTCGGATTGAACTGCTTTACCCGATTTAAGGCGGGACCATCGACTTAAAAATCGGCTCTCCATCAATCCTCCGAAGAACGATTAGCACCTTTAAAGGATGCGGGTTTGTGTCTCTTTTTTGGCTCAGGCCGGAAATGCTGGTTAACAAAATCCTGCAGCCAAGAAGCGTGCTCATCACTCATGGGAATATTGTCAACTGTTTCACCACTATCAATTAAGTGGGCAGCTTCGTTATAGCTCACATCCACACGATGAGGAATTGGAAAGCTAGATTCCGAGCTTATGAGCGCCTTAGATTGATCGTCAATATACTGCTCAAAATCCTCTTCCATGCGCCACATGACAAACCAGCAAGGAAAAGTTGCGGAAACATTGAGGTAGTAACCCTCAGCGTCATCGGGATACAAATCAAGTTCATATCCGGTAAACAACCAAGACTCTCCTTGATCATCCCTTCCTAAAAACTGACCCATGATTTTTTCAGGGGGATGAGAAGAAGAAAATTGGCCATAATCTGGCAGCACCTCTTTTGCCGCCCAACGGAAATCAATCCAAGGGTTATCGATTTTTTGCTTACGCATGACGACGGCAAACTTCATAATTAATTAAGTATTTTGAACAACAATGCTGGGAAATTTACTGCTCATATCTTTAGAAAGCGCCGCTACTTTAATGGCAACTCGTCTAGCAATTGTTTTATAAATTGCACTGATCGCACCATCCGGATCAGCCACTACAGTTGGACGACCTGCATCAGCCTGCTCACGAATAGATAAATTGAGTGGTAAGTCGCCCAAGAAATCAACTCCATATTCTTTACACATCTTTTGACCACCACCGGTACCAAACACATGCTCCTCATGACCACAGCTTGGGCAAACATAAGTGCTCATGTTTTCGATGATGCCTACTATGGGAACGCCAACCTTCTCAAACATCTTCAAGCCCTTACGCGCATCCAGTAAAGCAACATCTTGAGGAGTGGTCACGATGACTGCGCCGGTGACAGGCACCTTCTGAGCAAGCGTTAACTGAATATCACCAGTACCTGGCGGCATATCCACAATGAGGTAATCGAGATCACGCCAACGTGTCTGACGAAGTAATTGCTCAAGAGCTGAAGTCACCATTGGACCGCGCCACACCATGGGTGCATCATCATCGATTAAAAAGCCAATAGAGCTAGCTTG from Polynucleobacter sp. AP-Jannik-300A-C4 encodes the following:
- a CDS encoding DUF3305 domain-containing protein → MRKQKIDNPWIDFRWAAKEVLPDYGQFSSSHPPEKIMGQFLGRDDQGESWLFTGYELDLYPDDAEGYYLNVSATFPCWFVMWRMEEDFEQYIDDQSKALISSESSFPIPHRVDVSYNEAAHLIDSGETVDNIPMSDEHASWLQDFVNQHFRPEPKKRHKPASFKGANRSSED
- the apbC gene encoding iron-sulfur cluster carrier protein ApbC; translated protein: MALTVEAVQAALKGLVDPNTQIDFVSAKSVKNLKVDGGDISLDIVLGYPAKSQFDSIRKSVISVLRELPEVKNVSVNVSSQIVAHSVQRGVKLLPNVKNIIAVASGKGGVGKSTTAVNLALALAAEGAQVGMLDADIYGPSQPMMLGITGRPTSIEENTMEPMEGHGLQASSIGFLIDDDAPMVWRGPMVTSALEQLLRQTRWRDLDYLIVDMPPGTGDIQLTLAQKVPVTGAVIVTTPQDVALLDARKGLKMFEKVGVPIVGIIENMSTYVCPSCGHEEHVFGTGGGQKMCKEYGVDFLGDLPLNLSIREQADAGRPTVVADPDGAISAIYKTIARRVAIKVAALSKDMSSKFPSIVVQNT
- a CDS encoding DUF3306 domain-containing protein gives rise to the protein MESRFLSRWSRLKSGKAVQSEEGPAPSSQTADTKTSTDVQPPISSEEVKLPSLDDVEKIDQLAPDFSTFMQPGVDPEVQQAALKKMFSDPHFNIMDGLDEYIDDYSKPNPIPLAMLKRMAQSKMLSIFSENEDQAVPEIAHADSSHAELKDQDSNPAALANPVENRITSSTATPNDVQLSPVPMPVDKKTS